In Phaeobacter gallaeciensis DSM 26640, a genomic segment contains:
- a CDS encoding helix-turn-helix transcriptional regulator gives MRRTDRLFDIIQILRDGKLHRAQDIADRLEVSTRTIYRDMDTLVASGVPVEGARGVGYMVREAITLPPLTLTSEELEALNLGMAIVAEAADPDLKAAAESLAAKVDAVLPEGTIAEADAWKFAVYPFADAARGFTQMPTLRAAIKARQKLHLTYRRIDETLTERIIRPLHMEYWGRVWTLTAWCETREDFRVFRVDLIEAAEPLPELFVDEPGKRLMDYQPYADTSAPD, from the coding sequence ATGCGCCGCACCGACCGCCTCTTTGATATTATCCAGATCCTGCGCGATGGAAAACTGCACCGCGCGCAGGACATTGCGGACCGGCTGGAGGTCTCGACCCGCACAATTTACCGCGACATGGACACGTTGGTCGCCAGCGGTGTGCCGGTCGAGGGCGCGCGTGGTGTGGGCTATATGGTGCGCGAGGCGATCACGCTGCCGCCGCTCACCCTCACCAGCGAGGAGCTGGAGGCGCTGAACCTCGGCATGGCGATTGTCGCCGAGGCTGCCGATCCGGACCTGAAAGCTGCCGCCGAAAGTCTTGCTGCGAAGGTGGATGCGGTTCTGCCAGAGGGCACCATTGCCGAAGCTGATGCCTGGAAATTTGCAGTCTACCCCTTCGCCGACGCAGCGCGAGGGTTTACCCAGATGCCGACACTCCGCGCCGCGATCAAGGCGCGTCAGAAGCTACATCTGACCTATCGCCGCATCGATGAGACCCTGACCGAGCGTATCATCCGCCCCTTGCATATGGAGTATTGGGGGCGGGTCTGGACCCTCACGGCCTGGTGCGAGACTCGCGAGGACTTTCGGGTGTTTCGGGTAGACCTGATCGAGGCGGCCGAACCCTTGCCGGAGCTATTCGTGGATGAACCGGGCAAGCGCCTGATGGATTATCAACCTTATGCCGACACGTCCGCACCGGATTGA